TTTGAGTGTGTTATGTCGGTCTCAAAATTAAAGGAATACTTGTCTCTTGCGGCGAGATAAATATTAGACACTAGAGTATGGTTCGTAGTGTCTGGTAGAATTTCAATGTTTGGATATTTAAAATTGTTTAAGTTACTGATTTGTCGGTACGTTCGAAGCCTATTGATTTCTCTGTAAATACTGTCTTTTTCTAAAAAAATAGCATCGGTAAGTGCTTTTGGTTTGTATTTTAATTTGTCTCTAAAAAAAATAGTATAGCCATTATAACCTACAGAATCTAATGGAGAATTTAAATCAGCATAGAGGTGATCTGCATAAATATTTACTTTTTTAAACGTGTATACTTTGTATTCGGTCTTTGCACTATCGCCTCTTTTTTTTAAATTATCAATGTTTAATTCAATATTTAAATTTGGATCATTGGCTGCACGAGCCGTATCCGAAATGATATTGTAAAAAATAGAACTTTCTTGAAAATTATAAATGCCGTTATTTCTGAACAAATCGGTTAAGCGCTCCCGTTCATTGGTCAGATTGTTTAATTCGAATTGTGATTTAGCCCTAATGAAAGAGTTATCCTTATTTTTTTCGTAAATAGAATCAACCGCAGATGAAGCAATGCTGCGATAGGTAGAATCAATTATAAAAGGATTTCCTAGTTGAAGATCATAGGTAATCAAAGCTCTTTGTTTTCTGCTACTACTATCTACCCTAAAGTTTGCCCTGGCATTAAAATAGCCTCTATTGCCGTAATACGCTTTTACGCGATCTATAGACCTCCTAGTTTTGGAGGTGTCAATAATAACTGGGGCTTGTCCTGTTTTTTTAAGCCACTTGCTGAAGCCTTTTACAAAAAAAGATTCTCCAAGACTGTCTAATTGTTTTTGGGAGATAAGTTTCCTAAGGCGCTCTATTCGTTTAGGCTTTTTATAAAGCCATGCTTGATATGACGAGTCTGGATTGCTTTTTGCGAGATTGTAAATATTTAAGCTAAGCGGGTAACCGAATAAGGCAGTATTTGGTTTTTGAATAATTAAGCTTTTAATATTCTCGTCGTTCACTTTCTCCCCATTAGCCAATATATTATTTTTAACCAATAACAGCTCGTCATCTTCAACTCTTTTAAGAGTATTACAAGAACTGATGATTAAACCTAAGAATAATAAGACTATTTTTACAGTGTTTTTTTTCAAACTAAGTGATTCTCTAAAAATCAAAAATACATTATTTGTATGGTTGGTAAAAGCCAAATAAAATTTATAAAAAGCCTACAGCAAAAAAAATACCGATATGAGCATCAGTTGTTTGTTGTAGAAGGTAAAAAAACGGTTCAAGAGCTTATGGCTTCTGATTTTGAAACCTATAAAATATACAGTACAGATCTCAATTTTGTTGAAAGTGAAACATATAATGTGGAACTGATCAAGGCAGATGATTTAAAAAAAATGAGCAATTTAAGTACTCCTAATGGGTATTTAGGTGTTTTTAAAATTCCAAAACCTAAAAAGATACCACTTCAAGATTGGATTGTTGCGCTAGACACCATTAGTGATCCAGGTAATTTAGGTACCATCATAAGACTGTGTGATTGGTTTGGAATTAAAAATATAGTAACTACCACAAACAATGTTGATTGCTTTAATCCTAAAGTTTTACAAGCTACTATGGGGTCTATTGCGAGGGTTCAAGTGACTTGTGTAGACTTGGCTGATTTTTTAAAAACGGCGAATCTTCCTGTTTATGGTGCTTTTATGAGTGGAACTGCTGTTCATCAAGCGAATTTTACCAATCCAGGAATTTTAGTGATGGGGAATGAGTCTAATGGTATTTCTGAGGAAATTTCAAAACTAGTTACGAAACGAATAACCATAAATCATTTTGGAGCAAGCACAACCGAAAGTTTAAATGTGGCTACTGCCACGGCAATTATTTTGCATGAAATAAGACGATAGCTCTATAGGAGCTATGAAAGAATAAAGATCACTGCGCTGTTCATACCTAGAGAATAGACTTCCTATAGTTTAAAATTTGTGTTTTATTGCTCCTTTGGAGCGCTTATAACTGTCATTTTAGGTAGTGATGTGAGCAGATATTTAATTATTCGAAAGTAAAGTTAATAAAAACACCTCTTGTTCTCATACCATCTAAGTTACCGGTCCAAGGACTATTAGGGTCATTATCTGGGATTAACTCGTCATTGATGGCAAAAACGCCTCGAATAGAGGGTGCAAATTTAAAATATTCTAAGTAAAAATCGATACCAAAACCTAATTCCAAATTATAGTTGTTTTTTGTCATTCTAAAAGTGCCCGAAGAATTATCATCTACGCTATCTTCGTTACTTCCTAAGTTTAAGGCATAGGCCGCCCCGCCAATGACAAAAGGCTTCCAGTTACCAATTCTTTTTGTGCTTACTTTTAAAAGTAAAGGAAAGTTAATGTAGGTAGATTTCACTTCTCTAATGGCTCTATTTTCGTCGGAAAAGCCTCTAAAACCAATCGTTCTTTGCGCATAGAATAATCCTGGTTCAAAACGTACATCTAAAAATTTATTTAGCCGCACTTCACCAATCAAGCCAACATTAAAACCAGCGGTTGTAGACACTAAAATATCGCCAATATCAGGGACTTCTTTGTAGTTGAACTTAAAATCATACTGATTAAAACCCAAAAAATAACCCCAATTTAATAATTTTTCATCTTCAGTGGCAATGTTGAGGACGGGCTTTTCGTTAAACTGTGCTTTCATTGTTAGACTTATAAATAGGCCTAAAAACAGTAAAATAATATTCTTCATACCTTATTTTGTAGCTACGTATATAGAAGCTACCCCAAGTGTTTGAGGTTTGTTCTCTATATCTATAAACCCAATTTTCTCCAAAATATTGTTGAAAGCTTTTCCATGCGGAAAAACAGCGGCCGATTCCGAAAGGTATTCATAGGCGACATCATCTTTAGAAAATAAGCGGCCAATCTTAGGTAAAATACGTTTTGTATAGAAATTATAACCTTGTTTAAAGGGTGTTTTAGTAGGTACAGAAGTCTCTAAAACCACCAAATTACCTCCTTTTTTTAACACTCTGTAAATTTCGGATAGCCCTATTTCAAGGTTTTCAAAATTCCGGACTCCAAAGGCAACAGTAACAGCATCAAAAGTATTTTCTTCAAAAGGTAAGTCTTCACTGTCGCCAACCACCATATCAATGGTACTGTTTAGTTTTTTTTCAGTGACCTTTTTTTGTCCTACGGCCAACATTCCAGGAGAAATATCTAAACCTATTATTTTTGAGGCACCTGTTTCAATTAAATTAATAGCCAAATCACCTGTTCCCGTAGCAATATCTAAAATAGAATCAGGATTTTTATTTTTTAAAATAGCCACAACTCTTTTTCGCCATTTGATATCAATACCAAATGAAATAACACGGTTTAAACCATCGTAATTTGTAGAGATGGTATCGAACATTCGGGTTACTTGTTCTTTTTTTCCTAGCTCGGAATTTTTATAAGGAGTAACTTTTTTACTCATGGACGCAATTTTTAGCAAAGATACAATTTCGTATTTGCTTATTGTCCCTATGAAGAACAATAAACTTACAGGTTTTTTGTTTTTAAAGGCTACAATTTAATTTCATGAAAATTTATTTATGTAATTTTACAGCCTAAATTAATTCAAACTTTTCATAAAAAAACGGGCTTAATACCCGTTCCTATTAAAGGAAATTCCAATTTAGAAAAACCTATGACACTTGAAAATGGGTATACAGTAATGGAAAACAACATTTGTAACAAATGAAAATTATCATAGCAGGAGCTGGTGAAGTGGGGTTTCACTTAGCAAAGTTGCTTTCATACGAATCCCAAGACATTACCCTAATTGATAGCGTAAAAGAAAGTTTGGCGTATGCAGATTCGCACTTAGACATTCGTGTACTAAAAGGTGATGCTACATCAATATCCTTGTTACTAGAGGCTCAGGTAGAGAAATCAGATTTAGTTATTGGAGTCACTTCATCCGAAACTACAAATATTACCCTGTGTTTATTAGCAAAGCAATTAGGTTGTAAAAAAACAATTGCTCGTATATCAAATACAGAATTCAAAAAAAATAAATCACTCGTAGATTTCAAAAAATTAGGGATTGATGAATTAATTTCCCCTGAAGAACTTGCGGCGGAAGAGATACAGTTATTGCTCAATCAATCAGCATTTAACGATACCTATGAGTTTGAAGAAGGGGCACTGATTATGTGCGGCGTTTCCTTGCCAAAATCAGCTCCTTTTGTTGGAAAAACAGTAAAAGAGGCTGCTCAGATATTTCCGGAACTTAATTTTATGCCTATTGCTTTACAAAGAACAGGCACCCAATTTACAATTATTCCTCGCGGGGATACCGTTTTTCAAGAGGAAGACCAGGTATATTTTATTACCGCTAAAGAAGGGGTAAGCGAGTTGTACAAGTTAACGGGAATGGTGAAAAGAGATATAAAAAATGTGATGATTCTCGGAGGTAGTAAAGTGGGATACAAAACGGCTCGCGACCTTTGTAAAAATAAATTTAATGTAAAGCTTATTGAAATTAATAAAGAAAAAGCATTTGATCTAGCTGAAGAATTACCCAATGCACTTATCATTAATGGTGATGGTAGAAATGTTGAATTATTAGATGAAGAAAGTCTAAGTGCCATGGATGCTTTTATTGCCGTAACTGGTAATTCTGAAACTAATATTATGTCTTGTTTAGTTGCAAAATCTAAAAACATTAAAAAAACCATTGCCATGGTTGAAAATATGGACTATTTTCAGCTTTCCCACTCCATAGGGATTGATACCCTAATCAATAAAAAATTATTAGCAGCGAATAATATATTTCGATATATCAGAAGGGGAGAGGTGGTTGCTTTAACACGACTCAATAATTTAAACGCCGAAATTTTAGAATTTATCGTGAAGTCAGGTTCTTCTGTAAATGGTAAAAGTATAAAGGAATTAGATTTTCCTAAAGATGCGACGATTGGTGGTGTTATTAAAGATGGTCTTGGCATCATTGCTTTAGGCGATTTTAAAATTGAAGAAGGGGATAGAGTGGTCGTTTGTTGTTTGCCTAGTGCCATTCCTAAAATTGAAAAAATGTTTCTTTAATGAGACTTAATTACAAGATAATTTTTCACTTGATGGGACTTTTGATACTCTGTAATGGAGGTTTCATGGTTCTGGCTGCTGTGATTAGTGGAATCTATAAAGATGGTGTTACCATCGATATTGCTTTAGCCGCTGTTGTAACAATGATAGTGGGTACTTTAGCCATGTTTTTAACCCGAAGCCATGAAAAAGAAGTAGGCCGAAAAGAGGGGTATATTATTGTTACTTTTGGTTGGTTAATCATGTCTATATCGGGGGTTTTGCCTTATATTTTTTCCGGAGCTATCCCAGATTTAACAAACGCTTTTTTCGAAACTATTTCAGGCTATACCACTACGGGAGCTTCAATTTTAGATGATATTGAAGTGTTGCCGGAAGGCATTTTATTTTGGCGTAGTTTAACACATTGGATTGGTGGAATGGGTATTATCGTTTTAGCCATTGCTATTTTACCCTTGTTAGGGATTGGAGGAATGCAACTCTTTGCTGCAGAAGCACCAGGGCCCGCAGGAGATAAATTACATCCTAGAATTACAGATACAGCCAAACGCCTTTGGTTAATTTATTTTGGCTATACCGTGGCAGAGACTATTTTATTAAAGTTGGCTGGGATGTCTTTCTTTGACGCTATAAATCATTCTTTAGCGACCTTATCAACAGGTGGTTTTTCAACTAAAAATTTAAGTGTTGCTTATTGGAATGATCAGCCCTTAATTCAATACATCATCATGCTCTTTATGTTTTTGGCAGGAACTAATTTTGTTTTAAGTTACTATGCTTTTAAAGGCAAAGTGCAAAAAGTATTGCATGATGAGGAGTTTAAATTTTATAGCATTTTTGTCATATCTTTTACCATCATAGCAGCATTAGTCATTTTTTTTAAAGCAAACGTAGAAACCTCAGACTACCACCCTATGGTTTTTGGCGAAGCAGAAAGTGCTTTTAGACATTCACTTTTCCAAGTTTTATCGGTCATCACTACCACGGGATTTGTAAGTGCTGATTTCACGAGTTGGACACCCTTCTTGACTATTTTCTTTTTCGGTCTCATGTTTTTAGGAGGATGCGCGGGTTCAACGGCGGGTGGTATTAAGGTAATGCGCCACTTGCTAATTATTAAAAACGGATTATTAGAATTTAAGCGCACTTTACATGTTAATGCGGTGATTCCTGTTCGGTATAATAATAAAACAGTACGGGAACATATTGTTTACAATATTATAGCCTTCTTTGTATTGTATATGCTGCTCTTCATCATAGGCTCTTTAGTCTTGGGTGCCTTAGGTTTAGATTTTACGTCGGCCATTGGTGGTGCTGCATCCTCTTTAGGGAACGTAGGTCCGGCTTTAGGGACACTTAATCCACTGAGTAATTTTAATAGTTTGCCAGCTTTAGGTAAATGGTGGTGCGGCTTTTTAATGCTTTTAGGGAGGTTAGAGCTTTTTACGGTATTGATCTTGTTTACGCCGTATTTCTGGAAGAAGATGTAATGGTGCTATGCTTTAGGCTTTTGAGCCATATGCAAAAGTGTTGAGTTTTAAGTTTTGTTTTAAATAGTAAAACATACTTTTGAAGTTTCTACAATAGTATTTAATTTTCATTCGAGCCTGCATCAAAAAAAAGCCTCAATAAAAAATTGAGGCCTTATTGTTACGCATGATATGTATTAGGTTTAAAGCGTTACCGCCTTTTTTATTCTTGCTAAAGCTTCTGTAATTTGATCTTCACTAGCGGCATAAGAAATTCGAATGCAATTATTGTTTCCGAAAGAATCTCCTGCAACGGTAGCTACATTGGCAGCTTCTAATAAATACATTGACAAGTCAGAAGAATTTGTAATTTTAGTTCCGTTTAAAGTCTTGCCAAAATACGCTGTTACATTTGGGAAAACATAAAACGCACCTTCTGGCTCGTTACATATAAATCCAGGAATGTCTTTTAGTAAGCCTAAAATTAGTTTTCTGCGCTCTTTGAACTTATCTACCATAAAGCTAATTCGACTTACGGGTTCTAATAGGGCAGTAATCACAGCACGTTGCGCAATGCAATTGGCTCCGCTCGTTACTTGTCCTTGCAGTTTATTACAGGCACGTGCAATATATGTTGGTGCACCTATGTATCCAATTCTCCAGCCGGTCATAGCAAAAGCCTTTGCAACACCGTTAACGGTAACTGTTCTCTCGAACATATCAGGAAATTCAGCCATAGAAGCATGTGGCGTTACCCCATAATTAATGTGTTCGTAGATTTCATCACTTACGACAACTATTTGTGGATGCTTCTGAAGTACATCTGCCAAGGCTCTTAATTCTTCTTTACTATAGATAGAGCCAGTAGGGTTACAAGGTGAACTGTACCATAGCATTTTAGTTTTTGGCGTAATTGCAGCTTCTAACTGTTCGGGTGTCATTTTAAAATTATTCTCTATAGAAGTAGGTACTTCTACGGGGACACCTTCGGCAAGTTGTACAATATCACTATAGCTTACCCAATACGGGCAAGGCAAAATAACTTCGTCTCCTTTATTTAAACAAACCTGAGCTACATTGTATAAAGATTGTTTTGCGCCAGTAGAAACCACTATTTGCGGTTGGGTATAGCTTAACCGATTATCTCTTTTAAATTTAGTGATAATCGCCTCTTTTAATTCAACATACCCATCCACCGGAGAGTATGAATTATAATTATCATTTATAGCTTGAATAGCAGCATCTTTTATGTAATCTGGAGTATTAAAGTCAGGTTCCCCCAGACTAAGTCCGATGATATCTTTACCTTCAGCTTTTAATTCTCTTGCTTTTGCTGCCATGGCAAGGGTTGCAGAGATTGCTAATTTGTTGACCCTATCTGATAATTGATTGCTCATATGTTACACCGGTTTTCTAATACTGTAAAGTAGGTTTTTTACCCAACTGCTTTAAGTGATTGAAATGCGAAAATATAGCTTTTCTTGTTGTCTTGTATTCGTTGTAGGGCAAATTAAACTCCTTCGCAGTTTCTTTTACAATTTTTGCAATTTTCGTGTAATGCACGTGGCTAATGTTAGGAAAAATATGGTGTTCTACTTGGTGATTTAGGCCACCAGTAAACCAATTTACTATTTTGTTTTTTGTTCCAAAATTAACCGTTGTGAACAGTTGGTGTATGGCCCAAGTATTTTTCATGGTTCCAGTTTTATCTGGCAATGGTGTTTCAGCTTGATCAACAACGTGTGCTAACTGAAACGTTACACTTAAAATAACACCAGCAACATAATGCATAACAAAAAAGCCAATAAGGATTTGCCACCAAGCAATATCTAAAATGAGCATTGGTAAAACAATCCAAATACTAACATATATTATTTTGGTAATGACTAATTTACTCCAATTCATTACAGGATTAGGTAATTTACCATACGAAAGTTTGCGCTTGGTATAGCGGTACATTTGTTGAAAGTCTGTTGTAATGGCCCAATTAAATGTCAATAATCCGTACAATAGAACAGAATAATAATGTTGAAATTTATGGTGCTTTCTCCATTCAGAATGTTCTGAAAAGCGTAAAATTCTTCCTGCTTCTAAATCCTCATCATGTTCGTGAATATTAGTGTAGGTATGGTGTAGCACATTGTGTTGAACTTGCCAGTTGTACACATTTCCGGCAAGAATATAAATACTGCTTCCCATTATTTTATTGACCCACTTTTTATTAGAATAGGAACCGTGGTTCCCATCGTGCATCACATTCATCCCTACGCCGGCCATACCAATACCTATTAAGATAGTTAGCAATAGATTTGCCCAGATAGGAAGTCCTAAAGTTAAAATTAAGAAGTAGGGAGCTAAAAATAAAGTGAACATAATGGCTGTTTTTAAATGCAAACGCCAATCACCTGTTTTTTTTAATTTATTTTCCTTGAAGTAATCGTTAACTCTCTTATTCAGTGTCTTGAAAAAATCCGTAGAATCCTTTCTTGAAAATCGAATGGTTTCTTTACTCATAATATTGTTTTTTACAAAGATAAGTTAATTCAGAATGTATTAAAGTAAATAGGGCTCAAAAAAGGAAATAATTATGATTTATAAAATCTTATTTTTGCTTAAAATTTTCAATTTAAGATATGGATATTACAATACTTTTAAACTATTTCCCGAATCTAACAGAAACACAAAAACAGCAATTTTTAAAATTATCAGAGCTCTATAAAGACTGGAATTTAAAAATAAATGTAGTTTCTAGAAAGGATATTGATGAATTATATGTGCGCCATGTTTTGCATTCTTTGGGAATTGCCAAAATTCAACAATTTTTACCAGGTTCAAAAATTATTGATGTAGGTACTGGAGGGGGCTTTCCTGGCGTTCCGTTGGCGATTTTGTTTCCGGAAGTTCATTTTACCTTAGTGGATGCTATTGGAAAAAAAATAAAAGTGGTCGATGAGGTAGTGGAAGGTTTGGAGTTAACAAATGTGACGACCATCAATGATCGAGTAGAAAATGTAAAGGGAAAATTTGATTTTATAGTGAGTAGGGCGGTGGCGGCTATGCCTACTTTTACACATTGGGTTAAAGGGAAAATCAAAAAAGAATCTCTACACGAGCGGAAAAACGGAATATTGTATTTAAAAGGCGGTGATTTATCTGAGGAATTAAAGGAATATAGAATTGCAGAAATTTTTAACCTATCGGACTATTATAAAGAAGATTTCTTCGAAACGAAAAAAGTAGTGTACCTCCCTTTAAAGTTTAGGGGATAAAAAAAGTTCTAGCAATGGTTTGTAATCATTACTAGAACTTTTTTAAACTGTTTTTACTTATACGACTACATGTGCAATAATCTTAAATAAGATAATCTACAGTTTTTTGCATAATCTCTTATGTAGGTTTCAATACTTTTGAAGCTTACTGAGCTCTTGGCTTTTTTTCTGTTAAATGCGCTTTCTTTCATAATCCGTCTATTTTGATAAGTAAATTTAGCATATTTACTTTAGGTTTACAATTACTTAACGTTAAATTTACATTGAAAGTATATTTCTTCTAGTGAAAACTAAAAAAAAACCACTATATAATCAAGGTATATAGTGGCTTTTGAACGCTAATAGCGTGGTACTTATGTTCGTGTGTTATCCTAAAAAGGGATATCTGTAGTCTACTGGGGTAACAAAAGTTTCTTTAATTAGCCTTGGAGAAACCCAACGTAGCAAGTTTTGCATAGAACCTGCTTTATCATTTGTTCCAGAAGCTCTAGCGCCACCAAAAGGTTGTTGCCCAACGACGGCACCTGTTGGTTTGTCATTGATATAAAAATTTCCAGCACAGTTTTGTAAAGCTTTTGTAGCTTCGTCAATGGCGTACCGATCTGTAGCAATAACAGCTCCTGTTAATGCATATTCTGAGGTGCCATCTACAAGCTCTAAGGTTTTTACCCAGTCTGCATCGTCATAAATATAAACGGTCACTACAGGTCCAAAAAGTTCGGTCTCCATGGTGGTATATTTAGGATTGCTTGTTAAAATAACAGTGGGCTCCACAAAATATCCTTTTGATTTGTCATAATTACCACCAGCAAAAATTTCAGCATCTTTTGCATTTTTAGCACCGTCTATATACGTCGCTAATTTATCAAAAGAAGCTTCGTGAATTACAGCGGTGACAAAATTGCTCATATCTTCTGGAGAACCTGGTGTATTGATTGTTTTTAAATCTTCTTTTACATGATTTAAAATTTCATGGGCAGTAGATTTAGGTAAGTATACTCTTGAGGCAGCACTACATTTTTGTCCTTGAAATTCAAAAGCACCACGAACAATAGCCGTAGCCACTTGTTTCGTATTTGCTGTTTTGTGTGCTAGTATAAAATCTTTACCTCCTGTTTCACCAACAATTCTAGGATAGGTTTTATAGGTGTGGATATTGCTGCCAATTTGTTTCCATAACTCTTTGAAAACATGCGTAGAACCCGTAAAGTGAATGCCTGCAAAATCGGGGCTAGCTAATACGGTTTCGGTAATCATCACAGGATCACCATAAATCACATTAATAACGCCATCAGGAACACCGGCTTCTTTAAAAATATCGACAATTACTTTGGCTGAGAAAATTTGACTATCACTTGGTTTCCAAACAACTACATTTCCCATCATAGCGGCACTTGCGGGTAAGTTTCCTGCAATAGCTGTAAAGTTAAAAGGAGTAATAGCATACACAAAACCTTCTAAAGGACGGTACTCTACGCGATTCCAAATTCCTTCAGCAGAAGCAGGTTGCTCTTGGTATATTTGAGACATGTATTCTACGTTAAAACGCAAAAAGTCAATCAGTTCACAAGCAGCGTCTATTTCAGCCTGGTGTATAGTTTTAGATTGTGCAATCATGGTGGCCGCATTAATTTTAGCCCGGTAAGGACCTGCAATTAATTCGGCAGCCTTCAAGAAAATAGCAGCACGTTGTTCCCAAGCTAAATTGGCCCAGGCTTGTCTCGATGCTAAGGCATTTTCGATGGCTTGGGTGACGTGTTTTTTTTCAGCAAGGTGATATTGACCTACTTGATGTTTATGGTCATGTGGTGGAGACATTGGCTTTGTTTTGCCGGTTTTAATCTCTTCGTTTCCAATATACATCGGAACATCGACACTCCCATTAAAATATTCTTGGTATTGTTTTAATACTTCTTGTCGTTCAGGAGATCCTGGAGCAAACCCTTTTATAGGTTCGTTAATTGCTATAGGAACTTGAAAAAATCCTTTACCCATGTTGTTTTGTTTTAATTTTAGAAAGTAGTCGTAAAGGTACTAAAACAAAAAAGGTGAAAAAAGTAAAAAAGTAAAAGAAGTGTTTAGTTTAAGGTAAACGGGGTATTAAATTTAAAAGTGGGAATAGACACCCTGATTTTTTCGTCCGATTTTAAATTTACCATAGTATAGTGACCTTTCATAGCGCCTATTGTCGAAGTTAATAAGCATCCAGAACTGTAGGTGTGCGATTCTCCGGGTTTAATCACCGGTTTTTTGCCGATGACCCCTTCACCATCTAAAATTTCTAACTCATTTAATGAGTCGTAAATTCTCCAGTGGCGCGAAGTAAGCTGAACAGTGTCTTTAGTTTGATTTTCTATGGTTATGGTATACCCAAAAGCATAATGCGTTTTGTAGTTTTTAAAGAAGGTGCCTTCAAAACTAGTATGTACTGAAATTTTTATGCCTTTTGTGATAAGTGTAGTCATAAGGATCAAAGTCTAAAGTGCTAAAAAAAAGAACTAAATCATAATTCTTCTCGCTAAATTATAAAATCGAAGGCAATAAACGTAAACTTTAAGAAAATTTTACGGCTATTCATTCCTTGGTAAATTTATTCTTTTGCTAATTTATGTTCCGTACAAAATTAAAATTAGAGCAATATAACAAACCTTTTTTAAACTATAAATGAATGCTGTAAATGTTCGTTATAAGTTAATTTTTTAAAGCTATACGGTTTGTTTTAATTACTAATATTTCTTGAATTTGCAGTGCCTATTCCTATTAGTCCGTCATAAAGTGCACCAATATCACGATAGTAAACCAATATTAAATAATTGTTTTCGGTAAAATGAAAGTTTCCGGAAACCTTATTTAAATCAATGTCACCATTTTCTTTCTTTACCACATATTTGTAATTGTAGAAGCCTTGTTTCATTTTTAAAGTAGCTTCTAATAATCCATTATTGGCGTTGAAGGTCATTTTGTTTTCTTCATCCAACATAAAATTATTGAACTTTCCATAAATATACACTTCATTTAAGCCAATTTCTTCTACATACGGCAGACTA
The sequence above is drawn from the Cellulophaga sp. Hel_I_12 genome and encodes:
- a CDS encoding acyl-CoA desaturase; the encoded protein is MSKETIRFSRKDSTDFFKTLNKRVNDYFKENKLKKTGDWRLHLKTAIMFTLFLAPYFLILTLGLPIWANLLLTILIGIGMAGVGMNVMHDGNHGSYSNKKWVNKIMGSSIYILAGNVYNWQVQHNVLHHTYTNIHEHDEDLEAGRILRFSEHSEWRKHHKFQHYYSVLLYGLLTFNWAITTDFQQMYRYTKRKLSYGKLPNPVMNWSKLVITKIIYVSIWIVLPMLILDIAWWQILIGFFVMHYVAGVILSVTFQLAHVVDQAETPLPDKTGTMKNTWAIHQLFTTVNFGTKNKIVNWFTGGLNHQVEHHIFPNISHVHYTKIAKIVKETAKEFNLPYNEYKTTRKAIFSHFNHLKQLGKKPTLQY
- a CDS encoding pyridoxal phosphate-dependent aminotransferase; the encoded protein is MSNQLSDRVNKLAISATLAMAAKARELKAEGKDIIGLSLGEPDFNTPDYIKDAAIQAINDNYNSYSPVDGYVELKEAIITKFKRDNRLSYTQPQIVVSTGAKQSLYNVAQVCLNKGDEVILPCPYWVSYSDIVQLAEGVPVEVPTSIENNFKMTPEQLEAAITPKTKMLWYSSPCNPTGSIYSKEELRALADVLQKHPQIVVVSDEIYEHINYGVTPHASMAEFPDMFERTVTVNGVAKAFAMTGWRIGYIGAPTYIARACNKLQGQVTSGANCIAQRAVITALLEPVSRISFMVDKFKERRKLILGLLKDIPGFICNEPEGAFYVFPNVTAYFGKTLNGTKITNSSDLSMYLLEAANVATVAGDSFGNNNCIRISYAASEDQITEALARIKKAVTL
- a CDS encoding TrkH family potassium uptake protein, which codes for MRLNYKIIFHLMGLLILCNGGFMVLAAVISGIYKDGVTIDIALAAVVTMIVGTLAMFLTRSHEKEVGRKEGYIIVTFGWLIMSISGVLPYIFSGAIPDLTNAFFETISGYTTTGASILDDIEVLPEGILFWRSLTHWIGGMGIIVLAIAILPLLGIGGMQLFAAEAPGPAGDKLHPRITDTAKRLWLIYFGYTVAETILLKLAGMSFFDAINHSLATLSTGGFSTKNLSVAYWNDQPLIQYIIMLFMFLAGTNFVLSYYAFKGKVQKVLHDEEFKFYSIFVISFTIIAALVIFFKANVETSDYHPMVFGEAESAFRHSLFQVLSVITTTGFVSADFTSWTPFLTIFFFGLMFLGGCAGSTAGGIKVMRHLLIIKNGLLEFKRTLHVNAVIPVRYNNKTVREHIVYNIIAFFVLYMLLFIIGSLVLGALGLDFTSAIGGAASSLGNVGPALGTLNPLSNFNSLPALGKWWCGFLMLLGRLELFTVLILFTPYFWKKM
- a CDS encoding porin family protein, which produces MKNIILLFLGLFISLTMKAQFNEKPVLNIATEDEKLLNWGYFLGFNQYDFKFNYKEVPDIGDILVSTTAGFNVGLIGEVRLNKFLDVRFEPGLFYAQRTIGFRGFSDENRAIREVKSTYINFPLLLKVSTKRIGNWKPFVIGGAAYALNLGSNEDSVDDNSSGTFRMTKNNYNLELGFGIDFYLEYFKFAPSIRGVFAINDELIPDNDPNSPWTGNLDGMRTRGVFINFTFE
- the trkA gene encoding Trk system potassium transporter TrkA, producing the protein MKIIIAGAGEVGFHLAKLLSYESQDITLIDSVKESLAYADSHLDIRVLKGDATSISLLLEAQVEKSDLVIGVTSSETTNITLCLLAKQLGCKKTIARISNTEFKKNKSLVDFKKLGIDELISPEELAAEEIQLLLNQSAFNDTYEFEEGALIMCGVSLPKSAPFVGKTVKEAAQIFPELNFMPIALQRTGTQFTIIPRGDTVFQEEDQVYFITAKEGVSELYKLTGMVKRDIKNVMILGGSKVGYKTARDLCKNKFNVKLIEINKEKAFDLAEELPNALIINGDGRNVELLDEESLSAMDAFIAVTGNSETNIMSCLVAKSKNIKKTIAMVENMDYFQLSHSIGIDTLINKKLLAANNIFRYIRRGEVVALTRLNNLNAEILEFIVKSGSSVNGKSIKELDFPKDATIGGVIKDGLGIIALGDFKIEEGDRVVVCCLPSAIPKIEKMFL
- a CDS encoding RNA methyltransferase, with amino-acid sequence MVGKSQIKFIKSLQQKKYRYEHQLFVVEGKKTVQELMASDFETYKIYSTDLNFVESETYNVELIKADDLKKMSNLSTPNGYLGVFKIPKPKKIPLQDWIVALDTISDPGNLGTIIRLCDWFGIKNIVTTTNNVDCFNPKVLQATMGSIARVQVTCVDLADFLKTANLPVYGAFMSGTAVHQANFTNPGILVMGNESNGISEEISKLVTKRITINHFGASTTESLNVATATAIILHEIRR
- the ubiE gene encoding bifunctional demethylmenaquinone methyltransferase/2-methoxy-6-polyprenyl-1,4-benzoquinol methylase UbiE → MSKKVTPYKNSELGKKEQVTRMFDTISTNYDGLNRVISFGIDIKWRKRVVAILKNKNPDSILDIATGTGDLAINLIETGASKIIGLDISPGMLAVGQKKVTEKKLNSTIDMVVGDSEDLPFEENTFDAVTVAFGVRNFENLEIGLSEIYRVLKKGGNLVVLETSVPTKTPFKQGYNFYTKRILPKIGRLFSKDDVAYEYLSESAAVFPHGKAFNNILEKIGFIDIENKPQTLGVASIYVATK